The following coding sequences are from one Nicotiana tomentosiformis chromosome 3, ASM39032v3, whole genome shotgun sequence window:
- the LOC138908349 gene encoding uncharacterized protein codes for MADRGRGRSRKDKRPIDHDDSATPTLPSTPHLHPSAADGRKQSSRRRSIPPHPSTHQTTHHSPAQQYYHHSSPHGYTPLPPHDPTNFSGPDHNSGLDRSRGLDRCRGVDRSHLHQGLRLSLHGVRLLAFLDFVFGIVALSQMPPPLLRTAHTSDSSEDDDPDDVRYDHYHRIIIRPEGNGFIPNHQVTKIITDILGGLYNAPYPTWSDFPEDLVQQMFNQFKTKCAWEDRYNREICKNWEYKCHKRLSDSFNSARKVKKKPSWVLPDVWVDLQRYWATEKFEKQSELGKKARASEKGGSLHCLGSRSMGDTRRQLEKNMGGR; via the exons aTGGCCGATAGGGgtcgaggtaggtctaggaaggataaAAGGCCTATTGATCATGATGATAGTGCTACACCCACGCTTCCATCCACTCCACACTTACATCCCTCTGCTGCTGATGGCCGGAAGCAATCTTCTAGGCGCAGATCTATTCCACCACATCCATCTACTCATCAAACTACCCACCATTCGCCCGCCCAACAATATTATCACCATTCTTCGCCACATGGCTATACCCCGCTTCCTCCTCATGATCCTACCA ATTTTAGCGGGCCGGATCACAACAGTGGTCTAGATCGCAGTAGGGGTCTAGATCGATGCAGGGGTGTGGATCGCAGCCATCTTCATCAGGGACTCCGTCTCTCTCTCCACGGAGTTCGTCTCCTAGCATTTCTAGACTTCGTCTTCGGGATAGTAGCACTGAGCCAGATGCCCCCCCCCCTTCTGCGCACTGCGCACACTTCAGATTCATCGGAGGATGATGATCCAGATGATGTGCGTTATGATCATTATCATAGGATCATCATCAGGCCTGAgggcaatgg GTTCATTCCTAATCATCAGGttacaaagataatcactgatATTCTTGGCGGGTTGTATAATGCACCCTATCCGACTTGGAGTGACTTTCCAGAGGATCTTGTGCAGCAGAtgttcaaccaatttaag actaagtgtgccTGGGAGGACCGGTATAACCGTGAAATTTGTAAAAATTGGGAGTACAAATGCCATAAGAGACTCTctgattccttcaactccgctcgaaaggttaaaaagaagccttcatgggttctaccggATGTATGGGTGGATCTGCAAAGGTATTGGGCCACCGAGAAATTCGAGAAGCAAAGTGAACTGGGAAAGAAGgcccgagcatctgagaagggtggctccttgcactgtCTGGGTTCAAGGAGCATGGGGGATACGAGGAGACaactg gaaaaaaatatgggaggaagatga